A genomic region of Fusarium oxysporum Fo47 chromosome VI, complete sequence contains the following coding sequences:
- a CDS encoding nucleotide-diphospho-sugar transferase has protein sequence MLSPAFAHRKYVYTASIAAVIVIFLTVNYAYSGRIRPSRLPEQDALPTAPATLQQEPFPHKIWQSWKDDSENPTDRTVGFPHQWRAVNPDWRYERITDANNDAYVRDRFDANISDVFTSLQDPILKADFLRYLILLREGGVWADIDVFPHQPVSRWIPKQFQGSVNLVVGIENDHHKQPIWPGSSYSVQLCQYSVLAKPNHPGIKTLVNQVAEDLKKLLESKQPGEAVSFEDVMSTTGPFAFTKVLMDYFKESTGVEHTGDELDRLEEPRLIGDVLVLPKDSFGWLPQEHTHDKGDPIILVEHLFIGSWRDGHPG, from the exons ATGTTGTCACCGGCTTTTGCGCACCGAAAGTATGTCTACACTGCGTCGATAGCCGCCGTGATCGTCATCTTTTTGACTGTCAACTACGCATATAGCGGCAGGATAAGAC CAAGTAGGCTGCCTGAACAAGACGCATTGCCTACGGCTCCCGCCACTCTGCAACAGGAGCCTTTTCCACACAAGATATGGCAAAGTTGGAAAGATGACTCAGAGAATCCGACTGATCGAACAGTTGGCTTTCCACATCAATGGCGTGCAGTCAATCCAGATTGGCGGTACGAGCGCATTACTGACGCCAACAATGACGCCTATGTTCGCGATAGATTTGATGCCAACATTTCAGACGTCTTCACAAGCCTGCAGGACCCAATTCTAAAGGCCGATTTCTTGAGATATCTGATACTGCTGCGCGAGGGTGGTGTATGGGCTGATATCGACGTATTTCCCCATCAGCCAGTATCAAGATGGATCCCGAAACAGTTTCAGGGCTCAGTAAATCTGGTCGTTGGAATAGAGAATGACCACCACAAACAGCCCATCTGGCCTGGCTCCTCATACTCTGTGCAGTTATGCCAATATTCGGTGTTGGCCAAGCCAAACCATCCTGGCATCAAGACGCTTGTGAACCAAGTGGCAGAGGATCTCAAGAAACTTCTTGAGTCCAAACAGCCCGGGGAGGCAGTTTCTTTCGAAGATGTCATGTCCACTACTGGACCCTTTGCTTTCACAAAAGTTCTCATGGACTACTTCAAGGAGTCCACAGGTGTGGAACATACCGGAGATGAACTAGATAGACTTGAAGAGCCTCGATTGATTGGTGATGTCCTTGTCCTGCCAAAGGATAGCTTTGGATGGCTGCCTCAAGAACACACTCATGATAAAGGAGATCCAATTATCCTTGTCGAGCATTTGTTTATCGGATCATGGCGAGATGGTCATCCTGGATGA